AGGATGTATGAAATTATTTTGGGAGTGTTTTGGaaaaatcagataaaatattgtaaaattatatgttaatttaatgTGTATGTGTGAGAAACATGATATGGGATAAGTGTTTGATATGAGTATGTGTTTAAGACAGATTCTTGGTTGGACATGTGAATTTCATGTGATATGTGTGTTTGGGGGAAAATTGTGGATTTTAAGTTTGaatgaatttatgatattgaATACTTATGGTGTAATGTGGAAGCCTTATAAATTGTAAATGAAGTAGATTTCTTGTTTTAATGAATACTTGACATGTTGTGATATATGTTTAGAAAGTGTAGAAATGAGGTTTGAATACCTTGatgttgaaataattaaatgaaatgtaTATTTTTCTCCATGATTGGAAGAAATATGTTTGAGTTTGTGTTAAGGAAATTATAACAAATTGTGAATGTTGTTCAAATTTGCCAAATTGTTAGGTTAgagaattttagaaaatttgagAAGTTAATCatgataatttgattaatttgcaTTTTCTTTAATGTTAAACGTGTTGATGGTATGTTGGAATTATCTTGTGTATGATGTGATGATGATTTCCTTGTTTGGGTTATATATGGTGTTTATAGCAGTTATTTTGAATGTGTAAGTGGTCGTTAATGTGTTTAAGAGGATTGAGCATGTTCAAATACCAAGTATAAGATAGTTTAAAGTTAATGATCACCTTAAGTTTAATAAAATGTTGGAAATTGAAACTTGCTGACGAAAAACTAAGTCATTGAGACATTAAAATTTGTTGACGAAAATGAATAACAAAACGTTCAATGTTATACCTAAGTCATCGGGCAGGTTATATGAATATTATGTCTTCGAGACAGGCTATATAAAAATTGTGTCTTCAAGGCAGATTATATGACTATTATGTTTTCATGGCGGTTATATGAATGTTATACCTTCAAGTTAAGTTATTATAAGTGTTAAGCTTTTGCGTCTGgtctatatatttattatgcttatatatttattatgctTTTTAAGTAGGATGAAATGATTTCATGTACGCACTAATGATTTGGATTgctacatgaaaataaaatgatcacaTGGAtggggaaaataaaattaaatggagCCAGTCGTTTGGACATGGtctattgttaaaataaatggCATGCAAATTATGCTTATGCAGCAGGAAatgaatgttaaataataatattatatgtcTATAAGGCAAGGgaaaattatatgaataaaagtatggtttttttttatggcaggAATTAAATATTATGCAAATTAAATGGATCATACTGGTAGAATATAATGAGTCAAGATTAAATGGACTGCAACAGTGGAATTTAATATTGTGTGTATTAAATGGATTGTAATGGTGAAATATAATGTGTGAAGATTAAATGGACTGCAACAACAAATtgtaatataagaaaatattaaatggaCCATAACAACAGAATGTAAtatgagaaaatattaaatggaCCGCAACGGTGAAATTTAATATCGTGTGTATTAAATGGACCATATTGGTGGAATATAATGTCTAAAGATTAAATGGACTGCAACAACAAAGTgtaatatgataaattattaaatggatTGTAATGGTGGAATGTAATATTATGTGTATTAAATGGATCGTAATGGTAGAATATAATATGTGATGTAAAGATTAAATGGACTACAACAACGGAGtgtaaaatgagaaaatattaaatggaCTGCAATGACAAAACATGATGTAATATAAGGAATATTTATGTTAGAACAATATAGGAACATGATATagcttaagaaatattttaaatggatAAATATAGATGTGCCATGAACGAGAATAGGAAATATGTGGGGAAAAATATCTATGAATGTGTAAGGAATGTTTAAGGGAGgaaaatatataagaatgtGCTAAGAATAGACATAAgaggggtgtgtgtgtgtgtttgaatGTGCCATGAATGGACATAAAGAATATTTATgaggaaaaataaatgaaacgtGCTATGAATGGGTATGAGGAatatttattatagaaaaaatatgaatgtgTCATAAATGGGTAAAATGAATAATTATGATGGATAAATATATGAATGGACCATACTTGGTATAATAGATGTTCAGgactgaaaaaaattatattgatgaaCCCATAATTAAACTAAAGTACGATTTATGAGTATAATAAAGGATAATGAACTCGAAATTGGTTGAACAATGAATGATgagtaattttgaaaattttataaatgagaGTTTGTGAATTATTAAAGAGAATGTATTAAATCAAAAAGTTATCATGGAATTGATGTGCTTATAGATGCGTTTAAGATGTGAATGTTTGATTGTTTGATTTGGTAAATATTAGTAACTATAATAGTACAATTATTGATTTCGTGATCCTATATATTTTTACAAGCAACTTCTCTTAAAATACTCAGACTTCGATAGGGTATCTTGCTTTTCACATTGAACAGTACCTTGTAATGTTAGACAAAAGTTTATAagcaaatttatatatatgaaatcaaGAAAGAGTTACAACCTTATAATTTTAGATGTATCATAATActtgatgaagaaaatgatggaTGATGAGTATGAGATTACCAATATGGCTCTAGAAAAAACATTACCCCATTTAATAAGTACACGGCAATTATGAAAGGTGAAAAAATGCATTGCAAGTTTAGGTCATTGCAATTGTATTATGATGAAAAGATCAACTTGCTCCCAGTATATAGTTTAAAAGGTTTTTAAACTATGagcaatttcatcaatttattatCCCAATATGTAACATCATCggataattttatcattcaatatttatatatataatttgcacATATTTCAAggaaattgttattattatttattattattattacatataAATGTCAATTctgattcaattaaaatttcaatagaGTTTCCCTATAAATTGATATACCAAGTTGTCGATCTTTccacttctttctttcttgtcaaATTATTCATCCTCAATTCCGATCCAATCATTATGAATCATGCCCCATTTAATTTCACCATCATTTtccattatattaataattcaaTGATACATTTCAAacataaattgaaatataactAATTCCTAATATTAATACAcataatacatataaaatattaactctacacaatataatataaatcaagattaaatttcaagcctcaaaataataatataaacattACATGTATCATAGTCctatattaattaatagtatataaatttttacaattaaatacaatccccaaaataataatatagcaTTACATGTTTTCAATTACTACACTAATAGTTCTAATTATACAATCAAAAGATTTGAACATAACGTTTACCATAATTATACAATAAGATGTTATATTAATTGTTGCTACTCTGATTGGGATTGTGAGAAActtgtaattaaatatttaattcattaaacaaaatttcaataTCCAGTATCAAGTAAATTAATATCTATAATTTCTCTTAATTATCTCCAATATATTCAGCCTACTAGTATTATTAATTTCTACAATTACAAATAATGCATATGCTTATTCAATTAATGTCACTACTCCAGTAACCCCTCTCGGTTACCTACCAAACCGGTAAGTTACCTAGAATTGGATAACCCCACAAGTTATCAATAATCTTGACAATCCATCTAATTGTCATTCATTTGGTAACCCTTTATCGTTACTAATAATTTCAGCAATCTATATAATTGTCATTAATCTGATAACCCCTCATTATTACTAATAATTCTGGTAATTCATTTGATTGCCATTAATCCGGTAACCCCTCATGGTTACCAATAATTCTTAttctcttaacttttttttttgtatataagaTACATATCCAATAACCAAAAGATTTGAAGATAcaattataaacataaaattttaaaatttaaatgaggtGAAAAACACCTACCTCCTGCTTGCGATGATCCAGCTCCTCCTAACTGAGCTCTTATCCTAGCAACCTCCCCTGTAATAATAGCATTTTCCCACTCATTATAAACTTATTCATAAACCTATGTGCCTAATTTCAAGGCACGataagttttgttttaaataaatcatcACATCAAATAATCCAATTATTTGCAAACCATATTTCTCAAAATATCAAGTATTTTGTTTCATTATCAATCAACATACACTATTTCTCTCACACTTCTAGtaaatttcaaaatatcattaacatgCTTACACTAACAAAATCAACATGATTTCACTATTCATGTATATTTTGTATAGTTAATGCATCATTCATCTTACAACAATCCACTTACAATGTCCTTACatacaatttatataaaatattttccaattttCACCTACCATGCCAACTCCTTTTCCTTCCTAATAACCATAATtttctattcaattttttttcttgatttacaCATGTACACATTAAAAAACACACTGTTCCAATTCACCTGTAATATTTTCTTCCATGGCTGGCCATGCATCATAAAACATAACCAtgaattttgtcaaattttattataatttcactAGTTTCACAACTATATGCAAACTAAGAATCCTAattcaaactaatttttcaagaaccctaattcaTCCATTTCAAACCCTAGAGACAACTTGAGAACCTCAACTCAATATATCTACTTCTCATGTAACCTTGTTAAAATTAAAGGGAGAATACCTTACCAAGCACTTGTACAAGctttaaatgtgttttaaaagACTTCCTaaaattccttttctttccttggcCGGCCCTCCCTCCACCTTTCTTTACCTCCTCTtgcttgatatatttttaatttagtgtgTACCACACTTAATTTCTACTAAACTTCAAGatttttctctctaattttcACCTTTCTCCCATGTTTTTCCAAAGATTTCCTTAGAATTCTCTAgagttctctcttcttttctatttcctttATTGGCTAGCCAAACATCCCATACACACACACGCCacaatttgattaatttcttttttgtctcacttttcaacattttatttttccggGTAAGTTTTTATATGTTCCAAAGATCTGTTTCCACTAAATTTTGACAGGGCAAATTCAAAATTCATTCAACTCTATTTCTAGGTTTTTCTTTcctattaagttatttttatttggattttaattgCATTCTggactttttatattttccagGTATtttttgacaattattttttaaaaatccttttacaataatttttatttaatttctcccGTCAATAATCATTCCAACGAGTTAAATATTCATTCTTGACATTTAACTTATTATTTCCttccttaatttttataagtttcTTCATAGGGGGTTTACACAATGCATAGTGATTTGTTTTGAGGGCTAGAGtaacttctccttctcttttaggtttttgttagttttgttttataattaatgatTCAAGCCATTCGATAAGCTAGCCTCGCCATCAGGTCCAATATGagtccaccaaaaaaaaattgaaacatttGGGTTCAATTCATATGATGATCTAATGCAAACCTTAAGGAGCATCCTTGatgttaaaaaagtttttttttctattcaaactTTGAGGTTAATATTGAAgaggatttaattaatttttttcaaaaacattgaaTCAATATGAAGAGAACTTAATCTTGGTATGTCTTTaaggtagtgtttggttattcttttgaaacaaaaaaagacagAGATAACAAGGGCAAAAACATGATTGATTGAAGAGAAAGGGACatacaaagatataaaataaatatatccctagaataattttgaagtcaatttttgTACTTTCAAAATAGGAGGTAAAAAGggtacttatattaaaaaattatttattttatttattttttgtccctaaaatatttatataaaaaagtgttaatttcaaaattatccaaCCAAGACATGTTAAGATAAAagaagttattattatagttttaaaactcaatccgAGAGTTGATCCAGGTAAGGCCCTAGTTATGGGATCAAGAGAGTTAACCCAAGCTAAcccattttttctttgaaggatCAAGTCGTTttgaccatttttttaaaagtcaaaggGTTTTTAACCCGGGTTGACGTGGTCGGATCAAGTCAAttattcctttgttttttctttactcGGACCGGTCCAAACCCCAAGATAATTGGGTCCCAAGTCTACCCCTAAGATAGTCGGACTTTTATAACCAGAgttattatactattattaatttcaacactcaatgtaaactaaaataaaaaaaataatatataattatttattaaaacaagcAAGTTTGTCGGTAACActtattaagagtaaaatatattttattatattttatcaactATCAACCAAATATGGtgcaaaaataatcattttattctaTACACTACCATCAAACATAATCGTGTCTCTATCTCCTgctttattttatctattttattttcactgtttttgttttttttgtttttgttcacaTATCAATAATCAAATACTATCTAAGATTgcctgaaaaaagaaaaagaaaaaacttaaactcGGTTAACACACCAGCCGAGCTTAAGATACCCTCTGtcatttaactaaaaaaaaaaagaaaaaaaaggaacattCAGGTGGAAATGCCAAAGCAtgggcttgattttttttttattttttttttccaatccaaCCATAATTCTAACACCTCCAGCCATATCATCAGTCACACATTTACCATGCTTTCCTTCTATATGCTGATTGTCAGGTAGATAGTCAGGCGGTAATGTTATTTGATGATCTTATGCACTATCGATAGTTATTTGCGTGTCCTATCTTTCCAACACAAATGGATTTGCTTGATGAAAGTTGgatgatttaattttgaatttcacggTGCTTGCAGTTTCTTCACCACAAAGTGTTAAACAAAGGCTAATTTGTTGCATCTCTTGGCATTTGAAGAAAGCTTAGCTGGTCTTACCGTCTGCTACTGCATTTGCTTGTTTCTGACTAGATAACCATTATCAAGGTTTCCAGATGAGCTCATGGTACAGTGAAGAACTCAGGCAAAAATATTGCAGATGGCAAACTCGCCTCACCATCAGAAAACATAATTAGCACACTGCGTAATAAATCCTTTATTCCAAACCAGAGCAACTTTTAACACAATTATTAGGTACtactataaaataaatgctCCGCATGAAACATCATCAAATCACTGCCTATCAAATAGAGAGTTTCAAATGCCCCCGCAAGCCTAGTGTTCAACACtcgataaaaaaatctaataactaATTGAGCTACATCCCTCAGCTAGAAATATTGCCACCACTAAGATCATTATTCAACGGTAGAACCTCTGTGGATAGCGGTCCATCATCCTCCCAGAAGGGCACTCAATTGCCCGGTGTCCTCGGCCCCCGCAGTTGTGACAGATCATCAAGGGGCCCATGCAATCCCTGCTCATATGTCCATACTGGTGGCAGTTCCTGCATACAATGTCTTGGTAACCACCACTGCGCATACCTCCCCGATCTCCAAGCATGTTTGATTTTGGGCACTGCCTAGCTACATGCCCAGCAACATTGCACATGTTGCAAATAGGCTCATTGGGGCATTCACGTGCAAGGTGACCTGTTTTCCTACAGTTGTTGCATGCTTTGTCATTTGTACAGTCAGCTGCAATATGGCCCTGCTTATAGCAGTTGTTGCATAACCTCAAGTCCCCAGGTGGCATGGGTGGAGCTGTGCACTCTTTAGCTCGATGCCCAGCCTTTCCACAGGTGTGGCAGATTCCCTCATTTGGACAATTGCTGGCCATGTGCCCAGGTTCCCGACAGTTCCAGCATAAGGATTTTGTGGTGCATTCTGAAGCAATATGCCTGCCAGACATTTTTATGCATGGATTTAGTCAGCTAAGTAGTAACTGGAAGGTCAATCTCGTTTGCAAGGGAAACTAAAATCAAAACTGGAAATACCATTAACACTGGTGTACTTGCAGTGCTATGACCAaaacttgagatttttatgcATGGACTTAGTCAGCTTAGTAGTAATTGGAAGGTCCATTTGGTTTGCAAGGGAAACTACAATCAAAACTGGAAATACCATTTAACACTGGTGTACTTGCAGTGCTATGACCAAAACTTGAGATTTCTCAGGACAATTTTCTCCAGTCAAACACATAGCTTGCTTTTAAGTCCCACACTTCCAGGATTTCAGTATCAGTACAAAGATAAAAGGCTAAAATAGTATTTTGGTAATGCCAAGATACAGCTAAAAAGGTGATGGAATGGATGCTAGACTACTATAATGACAAAACACATGTTGCAGGTGCCAGCAGTAGAATCAAGTATCTTGTTCATATTTATGGGTGGACCAGgtgaggaaaaaataaatagatttgcATAGAAATAGGAGAAAAGGGAAGAAGTAAACCAAAAATGACATGGAAGAAGCTTCAAAGAAATTTTCAGAAATCACAATTCTACGTGTGAtgcttagaaaaaaatttcaaaacacaaCAGGCCAAAGCCAAACATCCTTTAGTGGATAACCATAGATGTTGAGTTTGCAAAATGTCGTCGGGTGAAACATATATTCTTCCATTTACCCTGAAAGTAGAACAAGATTCCAACAATAGAGCCTATTATTCTAGAATGTCATTTAACCATGTGAGGTCAGGTAGATGTCGCAGTGGATCATTCTAGAATGTCATTTAGCCATGTGAGGTCGAGTAAATGTTGTAGTGGAGCCTATCATTATAGAATATCATTTAACCATGTGATTGAGTACATGTCATAAATTGTAAATCTAAACTAAGCCTGCACAGTTTTGCTCATGAATAAATGCAGATTTGCATTATGATGAACATAATGCTCCAATTCACAGTCTCTAGATTAAAAGTTAATACCCGGGAAGGCCACAGTTGTGACAAATTGCCACATTGGGGCACTCTCTAGCATAATGACCTGGTCGTTTGCAGTTCTTGCACAGATTGCTTTGGCTGGTT
The DNA window shown above is from Populus trichocarpa isolate Nisqually-1 chromosome 4, P.trichocarpa_v4.1, whole genome shotgun sequence and carries:
- the LOC7453599 gene encoding zinc finger protein GIS2, whose protein sequence is MSSDTRSQSRSRSRSRSPMDRRIRSDRFSYRGAPYRRESRRGYSQSNLCKNCKRPGHYARECPNVAICHNCGLPGHIASECTTKSLCWNCREPGHMASNCPNEGICHTCGKAGHRAKECTAPPMPPGDLRLCNNCYKQGHIAADCTNDKACNNCRKTGHLARECPNEPICNMCNVAGHVARQCPKSNMLGDRGGMRSGGYQDIVCRNCHQYGHMSRDCMGPLMICHNCGGRGHRAIECPSGRMMDRYPQRFYR